A genomic window from Candidatus Dormiibacterota bacterium includes:
- the sthA gene encoding Si-specific NAD(P)(+) transhydrogenase, with the protein MPASEKKFDLFVIGTGPAGQRAAVQAAKLGKSVGICERREVVGGVCINTGTIPSKTLREAVLYLTGFQMRGLYGASYAVKERITMEDLLYRCEHVIKKEVDVIRDQIRRNGIVLIGGAARFLDPHTLEVAGSGGVVRVTADKVLIATGTTAARPQGVPIDGQSILTSEDILGLKEVPRTLTVVGAGVVGAEYASIFAALRVEVTLVDKRPRLLEFVDSEIVESLTYQMRNMDCTFRLNEEVASVRLEGPRRAVTVLKSGKLIVSDVILYSVGRIGATAELNLEAAGLAADERGRLKVNEVFQTSRPHIYAAGDVIGFPALASTSMEQGRLAACHAFGIASRSLPHLFPYGIYSVPEISMVGQNEEELTAAGVAYEVGVSRYREIARGAILGDDSGLLKILFHRDTRRILGVHIIGTNATELVHIGQAVLAHDGTIDYFVNAVFNYPTFAECYKVAALDGYNKVGPPR; encoded by the coding sequence GTGCCAGCCAGCGAAAAGAAATTCGACCTGTTCGTGATCGGCACCGGCCCCGCCGGCCAGCGCGCCGCGGTGCAGGCCGCCAAGCTCGGGAAGTCGGTGGGGATCTGCGAGCGGCGCGAGGTCGTCGGCGGCGTCTGCATCAACACCGGCACGATCCCCTCGAAGACCCTTCGGGAGGCCGTCCTCTACCTGACCGGCTTCCAGATGCGCGGGCTGTACGGCGCCTCCTACGCGGTCAAGGAGCGGATCACCATGGAGGACCTCCTGTACCGGTGCGAGCACGTCATCAAGAAGGAGGTCGACGTGATCCGCGACCAGATACGGCGCAACGGCATCGTGCTGATCGGGGGGGCCGCCCGCTTTCTCGATCCGCACACGCTCGAAGTCGCTGGGTCAGGGGGGGTGGTGCGGGTCACGGCGGACAAGGTGCTGATCGCCACGGGGACCACCGCCGCGCGGCCGCAGGGCGTGCCGATCGACGGACAATCGATCCTCACGTCCGAGGATATTCTCGGTCTGAAGGAGGTGCCTCGCACGCTGACCGTCGTCGGCGCAGGTGTCGTGGGCGCGGAGTACGCCTCGATCTTCGCCGCCCTGCGGGTGGAGGTGACGCTCGTCGACAAGCGCCCGCGTCTCCTGGAGTTCGTGGACTCTGAGATCGTCGAGTCGCTGACCTACCAGATGCGCAACATGGACTGTACGTTCCGGCTCAACGAGGAGGTCGCCTCGGTTCGCCTCGAAGGGCCGCGTCGCGCGGTGACCGTGCTGAAGTCGGGGAAGCTCATCGTCTCCGACGTGATCCTCTACTCGGTCGGCCGCATCGGCGCCACGGCGGAACTGAACCTGGAGGCCGCGGGGCTCGCGGCCGACGAGCGGGGGCGCCTCAAGGTCAACGAGGTCTTCCAGACCTCCCGGCCGCACATCTACGCCGCGGGGGACGTCATCGGCTTCCCGGCGCTGGCGTCGACGTCCATGGAGCAGGGACGCCTGGCCGCGTGCCACGCCTTCGGCATCGCGAGCCGGTCGCTGCCACACCTCTTTCCGTACGGCATTTACTCGGTGCCGGAAATCTCCATGGTCGGCCAGAACGAGGAGGAGCTGACGGCCGCGGGGGTCGCGTACGAGGTCGGCGTGTCCCGCTACCGCGAGATCGCGCGCGGCGCCATCCTCGGGGACGACTCCGGGCTCCTCAAGATCCTGTTCCATCGCGACACCCGCAGGATTCTCGGCGTCCATATCATCGGCACCAACGCCACCGAGCTCGTGCACATCGGACAGGCGGTGCTGGCCCACGACGGCACGATCGATTACTTCGTCAACGCCGTGTTCAACTACCCGACCTTCGCCGAGTGCTACAAGGTCGCCGCCCTCGACGGCTACAACAAGGTCGGACCTCCCCGATGA
- a CDS encoding threonine/serine dehydratase — MTDEVDFQKEGLGPQDLREARPRVAKNARVTPLLVSEELSERFGHKVAYKCESLQSGGAFKMRGATNFIARLSPAGRERGVLTYSSGNHGIAVALAARRAGTKAVVVMPETAPLLKLERVRSLGAEVHRVGTTSIERKERAEALEKERGLTMVPPFDHPWIIAGQSTCGVEILEQMPDVGTVLVPVGGGGLVSGVALACAYHRSGIRVIGVEPQGAAKMSTSLRAGAPETLRGVRSIADGLLPSRPGDLTFAVCRAFVSDVVTVPDEAIKEAAAFLLRTEHLLVEWSGAVGVAALMSGAARTYDVPTVLVLSGGNVDPTLLLGLPGQD, encoded by the coding sequence ATGACGGACGAGGTGGATTTCCAGAAGGAAGGCCTGGGACCCCAGGACCTGCGCGAGGCGAGGCCGCGCGTGGCGAAGAACGCGCGTGTGACGCCGTTGCTCGTGTCCGAGGAACTGTCGGAGCGCTTTGGACACAAGGTGGCCTACAAGTGCGAGAGTCTGCAGTCGGGCGGGGCATTCAAGATGCGCGGCGCGACCAACTTCATCGCGCGCCTGTCGCCCGCCGGTCGCGAACGGGGCGTCCTGACGTACTCCTCGGGGAACCACGGGATCGCCGTGGCGCTCGCCGCGCGCCGGGCGGGGACGAAGGCGGTCGTGGTGATGCCGGAGACCGCACCCCTCCTGAAGCTCGAGCGGGTGCGGTCGCTCGGGGCCGAGGTGCACCGGGTCGGGACGACGTCGATCGAGCGCAAGGAGCGGGCCGAGGCGCTCGAGAAGGAGCGCGGTCTGACGATGGTGCCCCCGTTCGATCATCCCTGGATCATCGCCGGGCAGTCGACCTGCGGCGTGGAGATCCTGGAGCAGATGCCTGATGTCGGCACCGTCCTGGTACCGGTCGGCGGAGGGGGGCTCGTGTCCGGAGTGGCCCTCGCCTGCGCCTATCACCGCTCCGGCATCCGGGTGATCGGAGTGGAGCCCCAGGGAGCGGCCAAGATGTCGACGTCGCTGCGGGCCGGGGCGCCGGAGACCCTCCGGGGCGTGCGCTCCATCGCCGACGGCCTGCTCCCCTCACGCCCGGGCGACCTGACCTTCGCCGTCTGCCGCGCCTTCGTGTCGGACGTCGTGACGGTCCCGGACGAAGCGATCAAGGAGGCCGCGGCGTTTCTTCTCAGGACGGAGCACCTCCTGGTCGAATGGAGCGGTGCCGTCGGGGTCGCCGCCCTGATGTCCGGGGCGGCCCGGACCTACGACGTCCCGACGGTCCTGGTCTTGAGCGGCGGCAACGTCGACCCGACCCTGCTCCTGGGACTTCCGGGCCAGGATTGA
- a CDS encoding M28 family peptidase, with the protein MRPRLLLALGLLAAGAAVAARARSIAGTREPERPPLGYSAPAWDEERGIEERFASLLDRKRLSATHERLTREPHHAGTAGARRVALYIKQEAEKAGFAAEIVPYLFYNSHPGPGSIEMTAPVQARLSLIEDHIPGDPFTENAAEHPAFCAYSGSGDVEAEVVYAGQGTVSEFQALAERGVSLEGRVALMRYFGEGEGRKVLRAQEHGAVAAILYADPQEDGFVQGPVYPQGPWRPPGSIMRRTLVDTPYEGDPLSPGWAAVPGAKRLDPGRVAGLPKIPVLPISYRDAALILSHLEGPEAPGPMQGGLRRRMSERPVTVPEGLALVEAYRLGPGPARIKMSVRMTAATDTIRNVLVRIPGKEEPDSWVILGNHHDAWIYGAGDPSSGTAALLETLRAFGRMKTLGWQPRRTILVAFWDAEEMNLGGSGEWTEDNAEVLRRKACAVINMDSAVFNGGRPLYAGASPALHRLFREVAAAVPGPGGRESLFDAWVQKQNETRALGSVDAFVIGGDSSRPLTEPRIDDEPLGDDQTPFVEYLAIPGSDMYYGADYGMYHSLYENRHWMTTIVDPEFRLHRVMAEFQGRLGLRLAMAPVLPLDPAATAAAWDRAFADLQARAGELHASPKLLRPVTRALKRFGEAARVFAKERDQRLAEDSWPLRPIPERLPSISREISEAEKAFWNEGGLPGFPWYRGLWVAPTRAVPGLTDARLPGLRWPLELDEEGTLMNQVNLYTQALDEATSHLHRAEGLLSVVARPAEP; encoded by the coding sequence ATGAGACCGCGCCTCCTCCTCGCTCTCGGTCTTCTGGCGGCGGGCGCCGCCGTCGCGGCGCGGGCCCGGTCCATCGCCGGGACGCGGGAGCCCGAGCGGCCCCCCCTCGGGTACAGCGCGCCCGCCTGGGACGAGGAGAGGGGGATCGAGGAGCGCTTCGCCTCGCTTCTCGACCGGAAGCGATTGTCGGCCACGCACGAGAGGCTGACCCGCGAGCCGCATCACGCCGGCACCGCCGGGGCGCGCCGCGTCGCCCTTTATATCAAGCAGGAGGCGGAGAAGGCCGGCTTCGCCGCCGAGATCGTTCCGTACCTCTTCTACAACTCGCACCCTGGACCGGGCTCGATCGAGATGACCGCGCCGGTGCAGGCGCGCCTGTCGCTCATTGAGGACCACATCCCCGGCGATCCGTTCACCGAGAACGCCGCCGAGCACCCGGCGTTCTGTGCCTACAGCGGCTCGGGGGACGTCGAGGCCGAAGTGGTCTACGCCGGACAGGGGACGGTGAGCGAGTTCCAGGCGCTCGCGGAGCGCGGCGTCTCGCTCGAAGGGCGCGTCGCCCTGATGCGCTATTTCGGGGAGGGGGAGGGGCGCAAGGTCCTGCGCGCCCAGGAGCATGGTGCCGTGGCGGCGATCCTGTACGCGGATCCGCAGGAGGACGGCTTCGTCCAGGGGCCGGTCTACCCGCAGGGACCCTGGCGTCCCCCCGGCTCGATCATGCGCCGCACGCTTGTCGACACGCCCTACGAAGGGGATCCGCTCAGCCCCGGCTGGGCCGCCGTCCCGGGTGCAAAGCGGCTCGATCCGGGACGGGTGGCCGGGCTGCCGAAGATCCCGGTGCTGCCGATCTCGTACCGTGACGCGGCGCTCATCCTGTCGCATCTGGAGGGGCCGGAGGCCCCGGGGCCGATGCAGGGGGGGCTGCGACGGCGGATGTCGGAACGTCCCGTCACGGTCCCGGAGGGACTCGCGCTGGTCGAGGCCTACCGGCTCGGTCCGGGGCCCGCGCGGATCAAGATGTCGGTTCGCATGACCGCCGCCACCGACACGATCAGGAACGTCCTCGTGCGCATCCCCGGAAAGGAAGAACCGGACTCGTGGGTGATCCTCGGGAACCACCACGACGCCTGGATCTATGGCGCCGGCGACCCCTCGAGCGGCACCGCGGCGCTCCTCGAGACGCTGCGCGCCTTCGGGCGGATGAAGACGCTCGGCTGGCAGCCGCGCCGCACGATCCTGGTCGCCTTCTGGGACGCCGAGGAGATGAACCTGGGCGGCTCGGGAGAGTGGACCGAGGACAATGCCGAGGTCCTGCGGCGCAAGGCGTGCGCCGTCATCAACATGGATTCTGCCGTCTTCAACGGCGGGCGTCCCCTCTACGCCGGCGCCAGCCCGGCGCTGCACCGACTGTTCAGGGAGGTCGCGGCCGCAGTTCCCGGCCCCGGCGGCAGGGAAAGCCTGTTCGACGCCTGGGTGCAGAAGCAGAACGAGACCCGGGCCCTCGGATCGGTCGACGCCTTCGTGATCGGCGGCGATTCCTCCCGTCCTCTCACCGAGCCGCGCATCGACGACGAGCCGCTGGGGGACGATCAGACGCCGTTCGTCGAGTATCTCGCCATTCCCGGAAGCGACATGTACTACGGCGCCGACTACGGCATGTACCATTCGTTGTACGAGAACCGCCACTGGATGACCACGATCGTCGACCCGGAGTTCCGGCTGCATCGGGTCATGGCGGAGTTCCAGGGACGGCTGGGATTGCGGCTGGCGATGGCTCCGGTCCTTCCCCTCGACCCCGCGGCGACGGCGGCCGCCTGGGACCGGGCGTTCGCGGATCTGCAGGCGAGGGCCGGCGAGCTCCACGCCTCGCCGAAACTGCTGCGCCCCGTCACGCGCGCCCTCAAGCGCTTCGGCGAGGCGGCGCGGGTCTTCGCCAAGGAGCGCGACCAGCGGCTCGCCGAGGACTCCTGGCCGCTCCGTCCGATCCCGGAACGGCTCCCTTCGATCAGCCGCGAGATCTCCGAGGCGGAGAAGGCGTTCTGGAACGAGGGCGGCCTGCCCGGCTTCCCGTGGTATCGCGGTCTGTGGGTCGCGCCGACACGCGCCGTTCCCGGACTCACGGACGCGCGCCTCCCCGGTCTGCGCTGGCCCCTCGAGCTCGACGAGGAGGGGACCCTCATGAACCAGGTCAACCTCTACACGCAGGCCCTCGACGAGGCGACCTCGCACCTGCACCGGGCGGAAGGGCTCCTGTCGGTCGTGGCGCGGCCCGCGGAGCCCTGA
- a CDS encoding aminotransferase class V-fold PLP-dependent enzyme codes for MAIYLDNAATSYPKPEQVYRGMEAFVRQSGANPGRGGHRLAAEAEGMINDTRRLLARLLGFKHPERIVFGHNATDGLNMAIKGILRAGDHAITSVLEHNSVSRPLNQLEKDGVITLTRLEATSDHLIDPDEVRRAIRKNTRLLALTHVSNVTGTIQPVGAIGRMARERDLLLLVDAAQSAGVVPIDMERDAVDLLAFTGHKGLLGPTGTGGLAVGERAEVRPWREGGTGGDSTRPVQPEEFPHRLEGGTPNVFGIAGLREGVRLLLERGVESVLAHERALLGTFVTSLQSRGSLEWYGADRLIAERGGERRVGLVGINVPGFAPSEVGAILDERFDIAVRPGLHCAPYAHKHLGTFPQGTVRLSAGILTTPEDMRRAAAAVDEIAGAS; via the coding sequence ATGGCGATCTACCTCGACAACGCCGCCACGTCGTATCCCAAACCCGAGCAGGTGTATCGGGGGATGGAGGCGTTCGTCCGCCAGAGCGGCGCCAATCCGGGGCGCGGCGGCCATCGCCTCGCGGCCGAGGCGGAAGGAATGATCAACGACACGCGGCGTCTTTTGGCCCGGCTCCTCGGCTTCAAGCACCCGGAGCGCATCGTCTTCGGCCACAACGCCACCGACGGGCTGAACATGGCGATCAAGGGGATCCTGCGCGCGGGGGATCACGCGATCACGTCGGTCCTGGAGCACAACTCGGTGTCGCGGCCGCTGAACCAGCTCGAGAAGGACGGGGTCATCACCCTCACGCGGCTGGAGGCCACCTCCGATCATCTCATCGACCCGGACGAGGTGAGACGCGCCATCCGCAAGAACACGCGCCTCCTGGCGCTGACGCACGTGTCGAACGTCACAGGCACGATCCAGCCGGTCGGCGCCATCGGCCGGATGGCGCGCGAGCGCGACCTCCTGCTCCTGGTCGACGCGGCGCAGAGCGCCGGCGTCGTGCCGATCGACATGGAGCGGGACGCCGTGGATCTCCTGGCGTTCACGGGGCACAAGGGGCTCCTCGGTCCGACCGGGACCGGCGGCCTCGCCGTCGGCGAGAGGGCCGAGGTGCGTCCGTGGCGCGAGGGGGGCACCGGCGGAGATTCGACGCGGCCCGTCCAGCCGGAGGAGTTCCCGCACCGCCTGGAAGGGGGCACGCCCAACGTCTTCGGCATCGCCGGGCTGCGCGAGGGGGTGCGCCTGCTCCTGGAGCGCGGCGTCGAGTCGGTCCTGGCGCACGAGCGCGCGCTCCTCGGCACGTTCGTGACGTCTCTCCAGAGCCGCGGCAGCCTGGAGTGGTACGGCGCCGACCGCCTCATCGCCGAACGAGGAGGCGAGCGTCGCGTGGGGCTGGTGGGGATCAATGTGCCCGGGTTCGCCCCCTCGGAGGTCGGCGCCATCCTGGACGAGCGGTTCGACATCGCGGTGCGCCCGGGGCTGCACTGCGCCCCCTACGCGCACAAGCACCTCGGGACCTTCCCGCAGGGGACTGTGCGGCTGAGCGCGGGGATCCTGACGACCCCCGAGGACATGCGCCGCGCGGCCGCCGCCGTCGACGAGATCGCGGGGGCGTCATGA
- a CDS encoding nucleotidyltransferase family protein, which translates to MDVVALLLAAGESERMGTPKALLEWRGQPLLSHQIQQVQKSRVNECFVVLGKGAELLLPLVRSPMRPGWKARPVYNPLYREGKSASIQAGLAAVATPPDGILVASVDQPLDVELLNALLSTAETEWEKCDAAGRRSIIVPAFHGRPGHPPLFRGSLFAELMGISEETHGLKAVVRRTPARVMHLPWDDSGILLNLNTPLDLPSIAARRELR; encoded by the coding sequence ATGGACGTGGTCGCACTTCTTCTCGCCGCCGGCGAGTCGGAGCGCATGGGGACCCCGAAGGCGCTCCTGGAATGGCGCGGTCAACCCCTCCTGTCGCATCAGATCCAGCAGGTCCAGAAGAGCCGTGTGAACGAGTGCTTCGTCGTCCTGGGCAAGGGGGCGGAGCTCCTGCTGCCGCTGGTGCGCTCGCCGATGCGGCCCGGCTGGAAGGCCCGCCCCGTTTACAACCCGCTCTACCGCGAGGGGAAGTCCGCCTCGATCCAGGCCGGCCTGGCGGCCGTGGCCACGCCGCCCGACGGGATCCTCGTGGCCTCGGTCGATCAGCCGCTGGACGTGGAACTCCTGAACGCGCTCCTGAGCACCGCCGAGACCGAGTGGGAGAAGTGCGACGCGGCGGGAAGGCGCAGCATCATCGTGCCGGCCTTCCACGGGCGCCCCGGCCACCCGCCGCTGTTCCGGGGCTCGCTGTTCGCCGAGCTGATGGGGATCAGCGAGGAGACGCACGGGCTGAAGGCGGTCGTGCGCAGGACCCCGGCGCGCGTCATGCATCTTCCCTGGGACGATTCCGGGATCCTGCTCAACCTGAACACTCCGCTGGACCTGCCGTCTATCGCGGCGCGGCGGGAGCTGCGCTGA
- a CDS encoding MoaD/ThiS family protein: MPVQVRIPSVLRRQTEGAESVLLEGETLGDILEGLETRYEGLRGKLRGPRGEIRRFVNIYVNDSDVRLLDGSTTPVTDGDEVIIIPAVAGG; encoded by the coding sequence ATGCCTGTCCAGGTCAGAATTCCCTCGGTGCTTCGCCGACAGACGGAAGGCGCGGAATCGGTCCTGCTCGAAGGGGAGACTCTAGGCGACATTCTCGAAGGGCTCGAGACGCGCTACGAGGGTCTGCGCGGCAAGCTGCGCGGTCCGCGCGGCGAGATCCGACGTTTCGTCAACATCTACGTCAACGACAGCGACGTCCGGCTGCTCGACGGCTCCACCACCCCGGTCACCGACGGCGACGAGGTCATCATCATCCCGGCGGTGGCGGGGGGCTGA
- a CDS encoding 4Fe-4S dicluster domain-containing protein, protein MPAPADYKNKFLKKPPKRLAVIDQNSCSGCANSPACVAFCETVTVKDAVVDAIRYVSSPDAPNNLAIIEYDKCIGCALCAEVCPWEAITMYNFEEAWDVAPEVTLVPYSEEIDVNRSPEGNEAAAAPAT, encoded by the coding sequence ATGCCGGCGCCGGCCGACTACAAGAACAAGTTCCTGAAGAAGCCGCCGAAGCGTCTGGCGGTCATCGACCAGAACTCCTGCTCCGGCTGCGCCAACTCTCCCGCCTGCGTGGCCTTCTGCGAGACGGTGACGGTCAAGGACGCGGTGGTGGACGCCATCCGGTACGTGTCGAGCCCGGATGCGCCGAACAATCTTGCGATCATCGAGTATGACAAGTGCATCGGCTGCGCCCTGTGCGCGGAAGTCTGTCCGTGGGAGGCGATCACCATGTACAACTTCGAAGAGGCCTGGGACGTGGCGCCCGAGGTGACGCTGGTGCCGTACAGCGAGGAGATCGACGTCAACCGCAGTCCGGAGGGGAACGAAGCCGCCGCAGCCCCTGCCACCTAG
- a CDS encoding citrate synthase: MFAKEGLEGVVAARTGLSLIDGEKGRLGYRGYSIHDLAESSTFEEVVHLLWYGELPTRAQLEQTRKDLSSQRALHPDALDLLKTFARDASPMDMMRTVVSVLAIHDPDVHDSTREANLRKGIRLTAQMPTLVTAHDRLRKGKDPIPPDPGLGHAANYLAMLHGTRPEPLATRALDVAMILQMDHGLNASTFAARVTAGTLADLHAAVTSAVGTLKGPLHGGANHDVMVMLRTIGEVEKAAEFVRMELLQKKKIPGFGHRVYRTIDPRALHLRSLSEKLGKAVGQEKWFQMSAVIEKTCKELKNLNPNVDFYAASVYFMLGFEMDLFTPIFACSRAPGWIAHVIEQHTDNRLIRPLEEYIGPPERPYVPLDKRV, from the coding sequence ATGTTTGCCAAGGAAGGACTCGAAGGGGTCGTCGCGGCGCGCACGGGGCTGAGTCTCATCGACGGCGAGAAGGGACGTCTCGGCTACCGCGGCTACTCCATCCACGACCTGGCCGAGAGCTCGACGTTCGAAGAGGTCGTGCATCTCCTGTGGTACGGCGAGCTGCCGACCCGCGCCCAGCTCGAGCAGACGCGCAAGGACCTGTCCTCGCAGCGCGCCCTTCACCCGGACGCCCTCGATCTCTTGAAGACCTTCGCCAGGGACGCCTCGCCGATGGACATGATGCGCACGGTGGTGTCGGTCCTGGCGATCCACGACCCGGACGTGCACGACTCGACCCGCGAGGCGAACCTTCGAAAGGGGATCCGCCTGACGGCGCAGATGCCGACCCTCGTCACGGCCCATGACAGGCTGCGCAAGGGGAAGGACCCCATCCCACCCGACCCGGGTCTCGGTCACGCGGCGAATTACCTGGCGATGCTGCACGGCACCAGGCCGGAGCCCCTCGCCACGCGCGCCCTGGACGTCGCCATGATTCTGCAGATGGACCATGGCCTCAACGCCTCGACCTTCGCCGCGCGCGTCACCGCCGGAACGCTGGCCGACCTGCACGCCGCGGTCACCTCGGCCGTCGGCACGCTCAAGGGGCCGCTGCACGGCGGGGCCAACCACGACGTGATGGTCATGCTGCGCACCATAGGCGAGGTGGAGAAGGCGGCCGAGTTCGTGCGCATGGAGCTCCTGCAGAAGAAGAAGATCCCCGGCTTCGGACACCGGGTCTACCGCACCATCGACCCGCGCGCCCTGCACCTGCGCTCGCTCTCCGAGAAGCTCGGCAAGGCGGTGGGACAGGAGAAGTGGTTCCAGATGTCGGCGGTCATCGAGAAGACCTGCAAGGAGCTGAAGAATCTCAACCCGAACGTCGACTTCTACGCCGCGTCGGTCTACTTCATGCTCGGGTTCGAGATGGATCTGTTCACGCCCATCTTCGCCTGCAGCCGCGCCCCCGGCTGGATCGCCCACGTCATCGAGCAGCACACCGACAACCGGCTCATCCGGCCGCTCGAGGAGTACATCGGCCCGCCGGAGCGGCCGTACGTGCCATTGGACAAGCGCGTTTGA
- a CDS encoding peptidoglycan-binding domain-containing protein has protein sequence MRRLLTVVGPALLVVALFIPTVAAGERGRFPGFVYTSPEAIQDAQAALVALKYLEEKGHKAGEWDEPTRAATRSFQRDHFLRPDGRLDRDTMALLMSHRPRTRER, from the coding sequence ATGAGAAGACTCCTGACTGTTGTGGGCCCCGCGCTTCTGGTCGTCGCGCTGTTCATCCCGACGGTCGCGGCGGGCGAGCGCGGCCGCTTTCCAGGTTTCGTGTACACCTCCCCGGAGGCCATCCAGGATGCGCAGGCGGCCCTGGTGGCGCTCAAGTATCTCGAGGAGAAGGGACACAAGGCCGGAGAGTGGGACGAGCCGACGCGCGCGGCCACCCGAAGCTTCCAGCGCGATCACTTCCTGCGACCGGACGGGCGGCTCGACAGGGACACCATGGCCCTGCTCATGAGCCACAGACCCCGGACCAGGGAGCGCTGA
- the thrC gene encoding threonine synthase — protein MSYVSGLTCRECATEYETAPRSICEECFGPLEVAYDYDRLRRTFGRETVATRARSMWRYRELLPIDGDRILGQEVGYTPLVSAARLAGRLGVDELYVKNDAVNFPTLSFKDRVVSVALTKAREFGMTTVGCASTGNLANSVAAQGVRHGFDTCILVPEDLEAAKILGTTVYGVRLVGVAGDYDQVNRLCSQIADRFGWGFVNVNLRPFYGEGSKTVGFEIAEQLGWKRPAHVVCCMAGGSLLTKIGKGFDELTRLGLIDEGTTRLHGAQPRGCNPIVAAVKDGSGEIRPVKARTIARSLAIGNPADGYYAARAIRRSGGFAEDVTDAELVDGIRLLAETEGIFAETAGGVTVAAARKLIASGRIPRHEPIVLVITGNGLKTTDALVSTAAAHPIIEPRLDAFERVLSDAAVEAALSKASDAPPPGPSLSTSSGRPATAAPPSSGRPLA, from the coding sequence ATGAGCTACGTGAGCGGGTTGACCTGCCGGGAGTGCGCGACCGAGTACGAGACGGCGCCGCGCTCCATCTGCGAGGAGTGCTTCGGGCCGCTGGAGGTCGCCTACGACTACGACCGGCTGCGCCGGACCTTCGGGCGGGAGACGGTCGCCACGCGCGCCCGATCGATGTGGCGTTACCGCGAGCTGCTGCCGATCGACGGCGACCGGATCCTGGGACAGGAGGTCGGGTACACCCCCCTGGTGAGCGCCGCGAGACTGGCCGGCCGCCTCGGCGTCGACGAGCTGTACGTCAAGAACGACGCGGTGAACTTCCCCACCCTGTCGTTCAAGGACCGGGTCGTGTCGGTCGCCCTCACGAAGGCGCGCGAGTTCGGCATGACCACCGTGGGGTGCGCGTCCACCGGCAACCTGGCGAACTCCGTCGCCGCGCAGGGGGTGCGCCACGGGTTCGACACCTGCATCCTCGTTCCCGAGGATCTCGAGGCCGCCAAGATCCTCGGCACGACCGTCTACGGCGTGCGCCTCGTCGGTGTCGCCGGGGACTACGACCAGGTCAACCGACTGTGCAGCCAGATTGCCGACCGCTTCGGCTGGGGATTCGTCAACGTCAACCTGCGCCCGTTCTACGGCGAAGGCTCCAAGACCGTGGGGTTCGAGATCGCCGAACAGCTCGGCTGGAAGCGGCCGGCCCACGTGGTGTGCTGCATGGCGGGCGGATCGCTGCTCACCAAGATCGGCAAGGGTTTCGACGAGCTGACCCGCCTCGGTCTCATCGACGAAGGGACGACGCGGCTGCACGGCGCCCAGCCACGCGGCTGCAATCCGATCGTGGCCGCGGTCAAGGACGGCAGCGGCGAGATCCGTCCCGTCAAGGCCAGGACGATCGCCAGGAGCCTCGCCATCGGCAACCCGGCCGACGGCTACTACGCCGCGCGCGCCATCCGCCGGAGCGGCGGCTTCGCGGAGGACGTGACCGACGCCGAGCTCGTGGACGGCATCAGGCTCCTGGCCGAGACCGAGGGGATTTTCGCCGAGACCGCCGGCGGCGTCACCGTGGCCGCGGCGCGGAAGCTCATCGCTTCCGGCCGCATTCCGCGCCACGAGCCGATCGTCCTGGTGATCACCGGCAACGGGCTCAAGACCACCGACGCGCTCGTGTCGACCGCCGCGGCCCATCCGATCATCGAGCCGCGGCTCGACGCGTTCGAGCGCGTCCTGTCCGACGCGGCCGTCGAGGCCGCGCTCTCCAAGGCGAGCGACGCCCCGCCCCCGGGGCCGTCCCTTTCCACTTCATCCGGGCGCCCCGCCACCGCGGCGCCCCCTTCATCCGGTCGGCCGCTCGCTTAG
- a CDS encoding type II secretion system protein GspG — translation MDRSSQSKNDSGFTLIELLIVVAIIGLIAAIAIPNLRNAMNKAKQSRTLADIKTIGNALESYAVDNNTYPKSLTDANAQVLSGYVSLYLKTVPPGDGWSNSWHIDTNSAGTVYTITSYGADGVSGTSPGGATANFNCDIIFTNNSFYQWPGGAQQ, via the coding sequence ATGGATCGATCGAGCCAGTCGAAAAATGACTCCGGCTTCACCCTCATCGAGCTCCTGATCGTCGTGGCGATCATCGGGCTCATCGCCGCCATCGCCATCCCCAATCTCCGGAACGCGATGAACAAGGCCAAGCAGAGCCGGACCCTCGCCGACATCAAGACGATCGGGAACGCCCTCGAGTCCTACGCCGTGGACAACAACACCTATCCCAAGAGTCTCACCGACGCGAACGCCCAGGTCCTCAGCGGCTACGTCTCGCTTTACTTGAAGACGGTCCCGCCCGGGGACGGCTGGAGCAACTCCTGGCACATCGATACGAACTCCGCCGGCACCGTCTACACGATCACCAGCTACGGGGCCGACGGAGTCTCCGGCACGAGTCCGGGCGGCGCCACGGCCAACTTCAACTGCGACATCATCTTCACCAACAACTCGTTCTACCAGTGGCCCGGGGGCGCGCAGCAGTAG